One segment of Streptosporangium brasiliense DNA contains the following:
- a CDS encoding 50S ribosomal protein L25/general stress protein Ctc has product MSEVVINAESRTEFGKGAARKIRREHKVPVVLYGHGTDPQHLSLPGHELLLALRTPNVLIRLQGAVTELALPKGVQRDPIKGFLEHVDLLLVKRGEKVTVDIPVTVVGEVADGILDQQLVSVSVEAEATHIPTGVEVDVEGLEVGAQITAGDLKLPQGATLVAEPETLVLHVTAVPTAEPEAEAEGEAAEAGEGAEGESAEAAE; this is encoded by the coding sequence GTGTCCGAAGTAGTCATCAACGCCGAGTCGCGCACCGAGTTCGGCAAGGGCGCCGCCCGCAAGATCCGTCGCGAGCACAAGGTGCCCGTCGTCCTCTACGGACACGGCACGGACCCGCAGCACCTGTCCCTCCCGGGCCACGAGCTCCTGCTCGCCCTGCGCACGCCGAACGTGCTGATCCGCCTCCAGGGCGCGGTCACCGAGCTGGCGCTGCCCAAGGGCGTCCAGCGTGACCCGATCAAGGGCTTCCTCGAGCACGTCGACCTCCTCCTCGTCAAGCGCGGCGAGAAGGTCACCGTCGACATCCCCGTCACCGTGGTGGGCGAGGTGGCCGACGGCATCCTCGACCAGCAGCTCGTCTCCGTCTCGGTCGAGGCCGAGGCCACCCACATCCCGACGGGTGTCGAGGTCGACGTCGAGGGCCTGGAGGTCGGCGCCCAGATCACCGCCGGCGACCTGAAGCTCCCCCAGGGCGCCACCCTGGTCGCCGAGCCGGAGACGCTGGTCCTGCACGTCACCGCCGTCCCGACCGCCGAGCCGGAGGCCGAGGCCGAGGGTGAGGCCGCCGAGGCCGGCGAGGGCGCGGAGGGCGAGTCCGCCGAGGCCGCCGAGTAG
- the pth gene encoding aminoacyl-tRNA hydrolase, translating into MPTMDRWLVVGLGNPGPEYAGNRHNAGFMVLDELAARAGGRFKAHRSRAEVLEGRLAGAPAVLAKPLSYMNLSGGPVKALADFYKVDPARVIAVHDELDIPYGALRAKLGGGDNGHNGLKSITKSLATKDYLRVRFGIGRPPGRMDAAAYVLRDFATAERKDLAFLVDRAADVVESLIGSGLEATQNTFHAGDLNVSGPPR; encoded by the coding sequence ATGCCGACCATGGACCGCTGGTTGGTGGTGGGCCTGGGGAATCCCGGGCCGGAGTATGCCGGGAACCGGCACAACGCGGGTTTCATGGTGCTCGACGAGCTCGCCGCGCGGGCCGGGGGGCGCTTCAAGGCGCACCGGTCGCGGGCCGAGGTGCTGGAGGGCCGCCTGGCGGGCGCCCCCGCGGTGCTGGCCAAGCCGCTGTCCTACATGAACCTGTCGGGCGGACCGGTCAAGGCCCTGGCCGACTTCTACAAGGTGGACCCGGCACGGGTGATCGCCGTCCACGACGAGCTGGACATCCCCTACGGCGCGCTCCGGGCCAAGCTGGGCGGCGGCGACAACGGCCACAACGGGCTGAAGTCGATCACCAAGTCCCTGGCGACCAAGGACTACCTGCGGGTCCGGTTCGGCATCGGCCGCCCGCCCGGCCGGATGGACGCCGCGGCCTACGTGCTGCGCGACTTCGCCACCGCCGAGCGCAAGGACCTGGCGTTCCTGGTGGACCGGGCCGCCGACGTGGTGGAGTCGCTGATCGGCTCAGGGCTCGAGGCGACCCAGAACACCTTCCACGCCGGTGATCTGAACGTCTCCGGCCCGCCCAGGTAG
- a CDS encoding exonuclease, with protein MDIEADGPIPGPYSMVSFGMAVAGRMTGKVFEPVDPQLHTFYAELRPISDDHVPEALAVSGLDRETLIREGADPAEAMKGAAGWIREVCGNSTPVMAAYPLSYDWMWMYWYFMRFGGASPFGHSRCLDLKTFYAARAGVPVGWATKRQMPKHLLSSRPHTHNALDDAVEQAELLQNLMTLT; from the coding sequence GTGGACATTGAGGCTGATGGCCCGATCCCGGGGCCGTACTCGATGGTCAGTTTCGGCATGGCCGTGGCCGGGCGGATGACCGGAAAGGTCTTCGAACCCGTCGACCCGCAGCTCCACACCTTCTACGCCGAGCTGAGGCCCATCAGCGACGACCACGTGCCCGAGGCGCTCGCCGTCAGCGGGCTCGACCGGGAGACGCTGATCCGCGAGGGCGCCGACCCGGCCGAGGCGATGAAGGGCGCCGCCGGGTGGATCCGCGAGGTGTGCGGCAACAGCACGCCGGTGATGGCGGCCTATCCACTCTCCTACGACTGGATGTGGATGTACTGGTACTTCATGCGCTTCGGCGGCGCCTCGCCGTTCGGGCACTCACGCTGCCTCGACCTCAAGACGTTCTACGCCGCCAGGGCGGGCGTGCCCGTCGGATGGGCCACCAAACGGCAGATGCCCAAGCACCTGCTCTCCTCCCGGCCGCACACCCACAACGCGCTCGACGACGCCGTCGAGCAGGCCGAACTGCTGCAGAACCTGATGACCCTCACCTGA
- a CDS encoding sugar transferase translates to MPGWVRGYRARAVAADLCSASLAGFLALFVRFGEVTPYVIPYVMLSAALPAAWVCAVALNRAYEPRLFGLGSEEFQRVFQCGFMLTAALAIGAYGTKTDVARGYVVLAIPLTTFLTLLARYGLRRRLHRRRAQGGCMRRVVTVGHRAATAELIRRFRRERYHGMEVVGVCMPRDGMGDVEGVPVLGDLSDVPLVVGQIAADTVAVLACPEMDGVALRRLAWRLEKTDTDLVVAPALMEVAGPRITIRPAAGLPLLHVDHPEIAGLRQVVKNLFDRLGAGLLLVALLPLLAALAVAVRMSSPGPAFFRQTRVGRGGTEFTIYKFRTMGADAERQRIELTGDGQGVLFKIRKDPRVTPLGARLRRHSLDELPQLINVMLGHMSLVGPRPPLPDEVARYGDDVRRRLLVKPGMTGLWQVSGRSDLSWEESVRLDLRYVENWSLTLDLQILWKTWSAVARGAGAY, encoded by the coding sequence ATGCCGGGGTGGGTGCGCGGTTACCGGGCGCGGGCCGTCGCCGCAGACCTCTGCTCCGCCTCCCTCGCCGGTTTTCTCGCGCTGTTCGTCCGCTTCGGCGAGGTTACTCCCTACGTCATCCCCTACGTGATGTTGAGCGCCGCGCTCCCCGCCGCCTGGGTCTGCGCGGTCGCGCTGAACCGCGCCTACGAGCCCCGGCTGTTCGGCCTGGGGTCCGAGGAGTTCCAGCGGGTCTTCCAGTGCGGGTTCATGCTCACCGCGGCCCTCGCCATCGGCGCCTACGGGACCAAGACCGACGTGGCCCGCGGTTACGTGGTGCTCGCGATCCCGTTGACGACCTTCCTCACCCTCCTGGCCCGTTACGGCCTGCGCCGTCGCCTGCACCGCAGGCGGGCGCAGGGCGGCTGCATGCGGCGGGTCGTGACGGTGGGCCACCGGGCCGCGACCGCCGAGCTGATCCGCCGCTTCCGCCGGGAGCGCTATCACGGCATGGAGGTCGTGGGGGTCTGCATGCCGCGTGACGGCATGGGCGACGTGGAGGGGGTCCCCGTCCTGGGGGACCTGTCCGACGTCCCGCTCGTGGTCGGGCAGATCGCGGCCGACACCGTGGCCGTGCTGGCCTGTCCGGAGATGGACGGGGTGGCGCTGCGGCGGCTGGCCTGGCGGCTGGAGAAGACCGACACCGATCTGGTGGTGGCGCCGGCGCTCATGGAGGTGGCGGGGCCGCGGATCACGATCCGCCCGGCGGCGGGGCTACCGCTGCTGCACGTGGACCACCCCGAGATCGCCGGCCTGCGTCAGGTGGTCAAGAACCTCTTCGACCGGTTGGGGGCGGGGCTGCTGCTGGTGGCGCTGCTGCCGCTGCTGGCCGCCCTGGCGGTGGCCGTGCGGATGTCGAGTCCCGGCCCCGCGTTCTTCCGCCAGACACGGGTGGGCCGGGGCGGCACCGAGTTCACGATCTACAAGTTCCGGACGATGGGCGCCGACGCCGAGCGGCAGCGGATCGAGCTCACCGGGGACGGGCAGGGCGTGCTGTTCAAGATCCGGAAAGATCCGCGGGTGACCCCGCTGGGCGCCCGGCTGCGCCGTCACTCCCTGGACGAGCTGCCTCAGCTGATCAACGTGATGCTCGGTCACATGTCCCTGGTCGGGCCCCGGCCGCCGCTGCCGGACGAGGTCGCCCGCTACGGGGACGACGTCCGGCGCAGGCTCCTGGTCAAGCCGGGGATGACCGGCCTTTGGCAAGTGAGTGGACGATCTGACCTATCTTGGGAGGAATCGGTGCGGTTGGATTTGCGTTATGTGGAGAATTGGTCCCTCACGCTGGACCTGCAGATCCTGTGGAAGACTTGGTCGGCTGTCGCGCGAGGAGCTGGAGCATACTGA
- a CDS encoding 3'(2'),5'-bisphosphate nucleotidase CysQ produces the protein MTIRDDHTLATDLATEAGERLLALREKEGFADPTALRKEGDASAHLFLMEALARSRPGDSVLSEEATREERLDPRRLRAERVWIVDPLDGTREFAEEGRADWAVHVALWERGELTAGAVALPAQGRTLSTLEPPVLPAARPQARPRIAVSRTRPPEFVQNLATRAGADLVPIGSAGAKISAVLTGEVEAYVHAGGQYEWDSAAPVAVALAAGAHASRVDGSPLTYNQGDPSLPDILVSLPGLAPTLLAGIRDLHR, from the coding sequence ATGACGATCCGCGACGATCACACTCTCGCCACGGACCTGGCGACCGAGGCCGGTGAGAGGTTGCTGGCCCTGAGGGAGAAAGAGGGGTTCGCCGACCCCACCGCGCTCCGCAAGGAGGGCGACGCCTCCGCGCACCTGTTCCTGATGGAGGCCCTCGCACGGTCGCGCCCGGGTGACAGTGTGCTGTCGGAGGAGGCGACCAGGGAGGAGCGTCTCGACCCCCGGCGGCTCAGGGCCGAGCGGGTCTGGATCGTCGACCCGCTCGACGGCACCCGCGAGTTCGCCGAGGAGGGCCGCGCCGACTGGGCGGTCCACGTGGCGCTCTGGGAGCGTGGGGAGCTGACCGCCGGGGCGGTGGCGCTCCCCGCCCAGGGCCGCACGCTGTCCACCCTCGAACCCCCCGTGCTGCCGGCGGCGCGGCCGCAGGCCAGGCCGCGGATCGCGGTCAGCCGGACCCGCCCGCCGGAGTTCGTCCAGAACCTGGCCACCCGGGCCGGCGCCGACCTGGTGCCGATCGGATCGGCGGGCGCGAAGATCTCCGCGGTGCTCACCGGAGAGGTCGAGGCCTACGTGCACGCCGGTGGTCAGTACGAATGGGATTCCGCCGCGCCGGTGGCGGTGGCCCTGGCCGCCGGGGCCCACGCCAGCCGTGTCGACGGCTCGCCGCTGACGTATAACCAAGGTGACCCGTCACTGCCGGATATCCTTGTTTCCCTACCGGGACTAGCGCCAACGCTGCTCGCTGGAATCCGGGATCTGCACCGATAA
- the cysD gene encoding sulfate adenylyltransferase subunit CysD, translated as MLQCDYTTSQLDVLEAEAIHIMREVAAEFERPCLLFSGGKDSIVMLRIAEKAFWPAPIPFPLMHVDTGHNFPEVIEFRDRRAAELGARLVVASVQDSIDAGRVAEETGRRASRNRLQTTTLLDAIEDNEYDAVFGGARRDEEKARAKERVFSFRDEFGQWDPKSQRPELWNLYNSKIRKGEHIRVFPLSNWTELDIWDYIRREGIEIPSIYYAHTRKVFERDGMLLADSEFITRDEDEPLFEAVVRYRTVGDVTCTGAVQSAAATVEEIINEIAATRITERGATRADDRASEASMEDRKREGYF; from the coding sequence ATGCTCCAGTGCGACTACACCACGTCGCAGCTCGATGTCCTCGAGGCAGAGGCCATTCACATCATGCGCGAAGTGGCGGCCGAGTTCGAGCGTCCGTGTCTGCTCTTCTCCGGTGGTAAAGATTCCATCGTCATGCTCCGCATCGCGGAGAAGGCGTTCTGGCCCGCGCCGATCCCCTTCCCGCTGATGCACGTCGACACCGGGCACAACTTCCCCGAGGTCATCGAGTTCCGGGACCGCCGGGCCGCGGAGCTGGGGGCGCGCCTGGTCGTGGCCAGCGTGCAGGACTCCATCGACGCCGGCCGGGTGGCCGAGGAGACCGGCCGCCGGGCCTCCCGCAACCGGCTGCAGACCACCACCCTGCTCGACGCGATCGAGGACAACGAGTACGACGCGGTGTTCGGCGGCGCCCGCCGCGACGAGGAGAAGGCCCGCGCCAAGGAGCGGGTGTTCTCCTTCCGTGACGAGTTCGGCCAGTGGGACCCGAAGAGCCAGCGGCCGGAGCTGTGGAACCTCTACAACTCCAAGATCCGCAAGGGCGAGCACATCCGGGTGTTCCCGCTGTCCAACTGGACCGAGCTCGACATCTGGGACTACATCCGGCGCGAGGGCATCGAGATCCCGTCGATCTACTACGCGCACACGCGCAAGGTGTTCGAGCGAGACGGCATGCTGCTGGCCGACAGCGAGTTCATCACCCGCGACGAGGACGAGCCGCTCTTCGAGGCCGTGGTCCGCTACCGCACGGTCGGCGACGTGACCTGCACCGGCGCCGTCCAGTCCGCCGCCGCGACGGTCGAAGAGATCATCAACGAGATCGCCGCCACCAGGATCACCGAGCGCGGCGCCACCCGCGCCGACGACCGCGCCTCCGAGGCCTCCATGGAAGACCGCAAGAGGGAGGGCTACTTCTAG
- the cysN gene encoding sulfate adenylyltransferase subunit CysN: MDILRFATAGSVDDGKSTLIGRLLFDSKAIFEDQLEAVERTSRDRGTEYTDLSLLTDGLRAEREQGITIDVAYRYFATPKRKFIIADTPGHIQYTRNMVTGASTADLAIVLIDARKGVLEQSRRHAFLTTLLRVPHLVLAVNKMDLVDYSQERFEEIREEFTSFAAKLNAPDLTFIPISALHGDNVVSRSENMPWYNGSSLLHHLEHVHIASDRNLVDVRFPVQYVIRPQRATDPALHDYRGYAGQVAGGVLKPGDEVMHLPSGLVTRIASIDTFDGPVEEAFAPMSVTLRLEDDIDISRGDMICRPNNQPHVAQELEAMICWMTDASKLGPRTKLTIKHTTRTARALVRDLHYRLDVNTLHRDESAQSLTLNEIGRVSLRVTQPLFVDDYARNRLTGGFILVDEATSNTVGAGMIVEAK, translated from the coding sequence ATGGACATCCTTCGCTTTGCCACGGCGGGAAGCGTCGACGACGGAAAGTCGACCCTCATCGGGCGGCTGCTCTTCGACTCCAAGGCGATCTTCGAAGACCAGCTTGAGGCGGTCGAGCGCACCTCGCGCGACCGCGGCACCGAATACACCGACCTGTCGCTGCTCACCGACGGCCTGCGGGCCGAGCGGGAGCAGGGCATCACGATCGACGTGGCCTACCGCTACTTCGCCACTCCCAAGCGCAAGTTCATCATCGCCGACACCCCCGGGCACATCCAGTACACCCGCAACATGGTCACCGGCGCATCCACGGCCGACCTGGCGATCGTCCTGATCGACGCGCGCAAGGGCGTGCTGGAGCAGTCACGGCGGCACGCCTTCCTGACGACGCTGCTGCGGGTGCCGCACCTGGTGCTGGCCGTCAACAAGATGGACCTGGTCGACTACTCCCAGGAGCGGTTCGAGGAGATCCGCGAGGAGTTCACCTCGTTCGCCGCGAAGCTGAACGCGCCCGACCTGACGTTCATCCCGATCTCGGCGCTGCACGGCGACAACGTGGTCTCGCGTTCGGAGAACATGCCCTGGTACAACGGCTCCTCCCTGCTGCACCACCTGGAGCACGTGCACATCGCCTCCGACCGGAACCTGGTCGACGTGCGCTTCCCCGTCCAATACGTCATCCGGCCCCAGCGGGCCACCGACCCGGCCCTCCACGACTACCGGGGCTACGCGGGCCAGGTCGCCGGCGGCGTGCTGAAGCCGGGTGACGAGGTCATGCACCTGCCCTCGGGCCTGGTCACCCGGATCGCGTCGATCGACACCTTCGACGGGCCGGTGGAGGAGGCGTTCGCGCCGATGTCGGTGACCCTCCGGCTGGAGGACGACATCGACATCTCGCGCGGCGACATGATCTGCCGTCCGAACAACCAGCCGCACGTCGCCCAGGAGCTGGAGGCGATGATCTGCTGGATGACCGACGCCAGCAAGCTGGGCCCGCGCACCAAGCTGACCATCAAGCACACCACCCGCACGGCGCGGGCCCTGGTCCGCGATCTGCACTACCGGCTCGACGTCAACACCCTGCACCGCGACGAGTCGGCCCAGTCGCTCACCCTGAACGAGATCGGCCGGGTCTCGCTCCGCGTCACCCAGCCGCTGTTCGTCGACGACTACGCGCGAAACCGTCTTACCGGCGGCTTCATCCTCGTGGACGAGGCCACCAGCAACACCGTCGGCGCCGGGATGATCGTCGAAGCCAAGTAG
- a CDS encoding sulfotransferase: MSDSPAPARVVFVGGLGRSGTTLLERLLGEVPGIAPLGEVVHLWARGVLADEACGCREPFGSCPFWREVGERAFGGWSEALAHRVLALRHRVDRTRRIPTLAQLLTEEWPGVAGRPSTGLGEPGGAGRPFPGLAELGGHTGGWPSPGLAELGEYAAAHRRLYDAAGEVAGCPIVIDSSKHASLAFCLAATGVDVHVVHVVRDPRAVAHSWHRRVARPEDGHPMTRWSPARTSLHWLAQNLSLELLGRRGVSVTRVRYEDLLGAPVDTLRRVVARIGLRPRLDFLADGEAELSVAHTASGNPMRFTVGRIGLTPDDGWRTAASARHQRLVTALTWPLMNKYGYRGRLA; encoded by the coding sequence GTGTCTGACAGCCCGGCCCCCGCCAGGGTCGTTTTCGTGGGCGGCCTCGGCCGCAGCGGCACCACGCTGCTGGAGCGTCTCCTCGGCGAGGTGCCCGGCATCGCGCCGCTCGGGGAGGTCGTGCACCTCTGGGCCAGAGGCGTGCTGGCGGACGAGGCGTGCGGATGCCGCGAGCCGTTCGGCTCGTGCCCGTTCTGGCGCGAGGTCGGCGAGCGCGCGTTCGGCGGCTGGTCGGAGGCACTGGCCCACCGGGTGCTGGCGCTCCGCCACCGGGTGGACCGCACCCGCCGCATCCCCACGCTGGCCCAGCTCCTCACCGAGGAATGGCCGGGCGTGGCCGGACGGCCGTCCACGGGGCTGGGGGAGCCGGGCGGGGCCGGACGGCCGTTCCCAGGACTGGCCGAGCTGGGCGGGCACACCGGCGGATGGCCCTCCCCGGGGCTGGCCGAGCTGGGCGAATACGCCGCCGCCCACCGCCGCCTCTACGACGCGGCGGGCGAGGTCGCCGGCTGCCCGATCGTGATCGACTCCAGCAAGCACGCCTCCCTGGCCTTCTGCCTGGCCGCCACCGGAGTCGACGTGCACGTCGTGCACGTCGTGCGCGACCCCCGCGCGGTCGCGCACTCCTGGCACCGGCGGGTCGCCCGCCCCGAGGACGGCCACCCGATGACCCGCTGGTCGCCGGCCCGCACCTCGCTGCACTGGCTGGCCCAGAACCTCAGCCTCGAACTCCTGGGCCGCCGGGGTGTCTCCGTCACCCGGGTCCGCTACGAGGATCTCCTCGGCGCGCCGGTCGACACGCTCCGGCGGGTGGTCGCCAGGATCGGCCTCCGGCCCCGCCTCGACTTCCTCGCCGACGGCGAGGCCGAGCTCTCGGTGGCCCACACGGCCTCGGGCAACCCCATGCGCTTCACGGTCGGCCGGATCGGGCTGACCCCGGACGACGGCTGGCGCACCGCCGCCTCGGCCCGGCACCAACGCCTGGTCACCGCACTGACCTGGCCGCTCATGAACAAGTACGGCTATCGCGGGAGGCTCGCGTGA
- a CDS encoding glycosyltransferase family 2 protein gives MSPSVGVVIPTRGHRPEQLRSATRAALGQDHPGAVEVVIVVDGADPALVTDQVAGLLARRAPGARREQTAPRGVRVAANRLSPGLPGARNTGIAALGTDLVSFCDDDDEWLPGKVGAQVAALEAEPGAEFSSCAIEVEYGSRRVPRLAGTGLVTRAYLVRSRMVMVHSSTFLFRRGTLWADESAPGGQNEDWDLALRAAARHPIAHVDRPLVRVRWGGSLYATRWADRIAGLEWMLARHPDLAVDPRGAARVYGQLAFHHAALGRRREAGRWAWRAFAARRGELRAPIALAVAAGLVSAQTVLSTLHHRGHGI, from the coding sequence GTGAGTCCATCGGTGGGCGTGGTCATCCCCACGAGAGGGCACAGGCCCGAACAGCTGCGCTCGGCCACGCGTGCCGCGCTCGGCCAGGACCATCCCGGCGCCGTCGAGGTCGTCATCGTCGTCGACGGCGCAGACCCGGCGCTGGTGACCGACCAGGTGGCCGGCCTGCTGGCCCGCCGCGCTCCGGGGGCCCGGCGGGAGCAGACGGCCCCGCGGGGCGTCCGGGTGGCGGCCAACCGGCTCAGCCCCGGCCTGCCGGGGGCGCGCAACACGGGCATCGCGGCGCTCGGCACCGACCTGGTGTCCTTCTGCGACGACGACGACGAGTGGCTGCCCGGCAAGGTCGGCGCCCAGGTCGCCGCGCTGGAGGCCGAGCCGGGCGCGGAGTTCTCCAGCTGCGCCATCGAGGTCGAGTACGGCTCGCGCCGCGTCCCCCGCCTCGCCGGGACCGGCCTGGTCACCCGCGCCTACCTGGTGCGCTCGCGCATGGTGATGGTGCACTCCTCGACGTTCCTGTTCCGGCGCGGCACGCTCTGGGCCGACGAGAGCGCGCCCGGCGGCCAGAACGAGGACTGGGACCTGGCGCTGCGCGCCGCCGCGCGCCACCCGATCGCGCATGTCGACCGTCCTCTGGTACGCGTCCGCTGGGGTGGCTCCCTGTACGCCACCCGTTGGGCCGACCGGATCGCCGGGCTGGAGTGGATGCTCGCCCGGCACCCTGATCTGGCCGTGGATCCGCGCGGCGCGGCGCGGGTCTACGGTCAGCTCGCCTTCCACCACGCCGCCCTCGGCCGGCGGCGGGAGGCGGGCCGCTGGGCCTGGCGGGCCTTCGCCGCGCGGCGCGGCGAACTCCGCGCGCCGATCGCGCTCGCCGTGGCGGCGGGCCTGGTCTCGGCGCAGACCGTGCTCAGCACGTTGCACCACCGCGGGCACGGCATCTGA
- a CDS encoding WecB/TagA/CpsF family glycosyltransferase → MAFRTVHETLSVPRQRSRPDRATRRRLRRRVQVAGLAIDPMTEGEVVDHVVAALKRGEGGHLVTPNVDITWAAARDPEARGIIEGADLVVADGMPLVWAARLLGTPVPARVTGADLIWSLAEAATFYRYPIYLLGGPPGVARQAAERLTARHPGLLVAGTDTPPYGFEASDEGYAEVRDAVVAAGPRLVFVGLGFPKQDRLIAALRKDLPGTWFVGCGSAIAFAAGAVRRAPRWMQGAGLEWLFRLLNEPGRLARRYLLHDLPFALWLLTACLLRRLFS, encoded by the coding sequence ATGGCGTTCAGGACCGTCCATGAGACGTTGAGCGTCCCGCGCCAGCGGTCGCGGCCGGACAGGGCCACCCGCAGGCGGTTGCGCCGCAGGGTGCAGGTGGCGGGGCTGGCGATCGACCCGATGACCGAGGGCGAGGTCGTCGACCACGTGGTCGCCGCGTTGAAACGCGGCGAGGGCGGCCACCTCGTCACTCCGAACGTGGACATCACCTGGGCCGCCGCCCGTGATCCCGAGGCGCGCGGGATCATCGAGGGGGCCGATCTCGTGGTGGCCGACGGCATGCCGCTGGTGTGGGCGGCGAGGCTGCTCGGCACGCCCGTCCCCGCCCGGGTCACCGGCGCCGACCTGATCTGGTCCCTGGCCGAGGCCGCCACCTTCTACCGCTACCCGATCTACCTGCTGGGCGGCCCGCCGGGAGTGGCCAGGCAGGCGGCCGAACGGCTGACTGCCCGCCATCCAGGACTGCTCGTCGCCGGGACCGACACCCCACCGTACGGGTTCGAGGCCAGCGACGAGGGTTACGCGGAGGTCCGGGACGCCGTGGTGGCCGCCGGGCCCCGGCTGGTCTTCGTCGGACTGGGCTTCCCCAAGCAGGACCGGCTCATCGCGGCGCTCCGCAAGGACCTGCCCGGCACCTGGTTCGTCGGGTGCGGTTCGGCCATCGCCTTCGCGGCCGGCGCGGTCCGCCGGGCGCCCCGGTGGATGCAGGGAGCCGGGCTGGAGTGGCTCTTCCGGCTGCTCAACGAGCCCGGCCGGCTGGCCCGCCGGTATCTGCTCCATGATCTGCCGTTCGCGCTCTGGCTGCTCACCGCCTGCCTGCTGCGCCGCCTGTTCTCCTGA
- a CDS encoding sulfotransferase, which yields MAGAMTPVLVTGLPRSGTSWTGKMLAAGGELVYVNEPLNPQHPPGQSPGVLNARVTHRFQYICPDNDGRWLPAFSDTVALRYRFLAELRRNRSPYDLARMVRYGTAFTLGRLAGRRALLDDPFALFSAGWFAERLGCRVVILVRDPVSFVGSWQRLGWTVYFHELLEQPLLVRDHPHLEELRPLVGCQDRVVKAVALWRAARTVAADLAARHPGILLARYEDLAADPQRGFRRLYEWSGLSWSDRAGERISRACTSAATGTGGFAWSGLSRTAYRPMDSRQALATAAGRLTPEEIHRVTELAAR from the coding sequence ATGGCGGGCGCGATGACGCCGGTGCTGGTGACCGGGCTGCCCCGGAGCGGGACGAGCTGGACGGGCAAGATGCTCGCGGCCGGCGGCGAGCTGGTCTACGTCAACGAGCCGCTGAACCCCCAGCATCCGCCCGGGCAGAGTCCCGGGGTGCTCAACGCCCGGGTCACCCACCGTTTCCAGTACATCTGCCCGGACAACGACGGCCGCTGGCTGCCCGCCTTCTCCGACACCGTCGCGCTGCGCTACAGGTTCCTGGCCGAGCTGCGCCGCAACCGCTCGCCGTACGACCTGGCGAGGATGGTCCGCTACGGCACGGCGTTCACACTCGGTCGGCTGGCCGGGCGCCGGGCGCTGCTGGACGACCCGTTCGCGCTGTTCTCGGCCGGCTGGTTCGCCGAGCGGCTCGGCTGCCGGGTGGTGATCCTGGTCCGCGACCCGGTGTCGTTCGTCGGGAGCTGGCAGCGGCTCGGCTGGACGGTCTACTTCCACGAGCTGCTCGAACAGCCGCTGCTGGTCCGCGACCACCCGCACCTGGAGGAGCTGCGCCCGCTGGTCGGCTGCCAGGATCGGGTCGTCAAGGCCGTCGCCCTGTGGCGCGCGGCCCGGACCGTCGCCGCCGACCTGGCCGCGCGCCATCCGGGGATCCTGCTGGCCCGCTACGAGGATCTGGCCGCCGACCCGCAGCGGGGCTTCCGCCGGCTGTATGAGTGGTCGGGCCTGAGCTGGTCCGACCGCGCCGGGGAGCGCATCTCCCGCGCCTGCACCTCGGCTGCCACCGGCACCGGCGGCTTCGCCTGGAGCGGCCTGTCCCGCACCGCCTACCGGCCGATGGACTCCCGCCAGGCCCTGGCCACCGCAGCCGGACGGCTGACCCCGGAGGAGATCCACCGGGTCACGGAGCTGGCCGCCCGCTGA